A genomic stretch from Bradyrhizobium sp. 195 includes:
- a CDS encoding acyl-CoA dehydrogenase family protein: MIAGISFRVVRPDQLLYTSKLNQTGSTLTMIERTIFREEHEIFRLTVRRFVEREIVPFHAQWEEDGIVPRDLWLKAGAAGLLCCTVPEEYGGMGLDYLFDVVVFEELWRAGASGPGFLIHTDLVATYLLSFGSEAQKRKWLPKMVSGEAIGSLGMTEPHAGSDLKAIRTRATRDGDDFVINGQKVFISNGQLCDFIVLATKTDGQAGARGVTLFIVESNRPGFKRGRNLEKLGMRAQDTSELFFDNVRIPASNMLGTEGRGFAQMMTKLSQERLAQAIRSATVAETVIDWTLQYTSERSAFGQKLADFQNTQFKLAELRTKAAVARVFTDKCIALFMEGKLDPVDAAMAKMFTSELHCETVDECLQLFGGWGYMWEYPIARAYADARVVKIAGGSIEIMKTIIARQMYSQRGYDIQKNGSAS; encoded by the coding sequence ATGATTGCGGGAATTTCTTTTCGGGTTGTACGACCCGACCAATTACTGTACACTAGCAAACTAAATCAGACAGGAAGCACTTTGACAATGATCGAACGCACGATCTTTCGCGAGGAACACGAGATTTTCCGGCTGACGGTCCGCCGCTTCGTCGAGCGCGAAATCGTGCCCTTCCACGCCCAATGGGAAGAGGATGGGATCGTCCCGCGCGATTTGTGGCTGAAAGCCGGCGCAGCCGGTCTGCTCTGCTGCACCGTGCCGGAGGAATATGGCGGCATGGGCCTCGACTATCTCTTCGACGTGGTCGTGTTCGAGGAACTGTGGCGCGCCGGCGCCAGCGGCCCCGGCTTTCTCATCCACACCGACTTGGTCGCCACCTATCTCCTGTCGTTCGGAAGCGAGGCTCAGAAGCGCAAATGGCTGCCCAAGATGGTCTCGGGCGAGGCAATCGGCTCACTGGGCATGACGGAACCTCACGCCGGCAGCGATCTGAAGGCAATCCGCACCCGCGCCACGCGTGATGGCGACGACTTCGTCATCAACGGTCAGAAGGTCTTCATCTCCAACGGTCAGCTTTGTGACTTCATCGTGCTCGCGACCAAGACCGACGGCCAGGCCGGTGCCAGGGGCGTGACCCTGTTCATCGTCGAAAGCAATCGACCCGGTTTCAAGCGCGGCCGAAATCTGGAAAAGCTCGGCATGAGGGCGCAAGATACCTCCGAGCTGTTCTTCGACAATGTCCGTATTCCCGCCAGCAACATGCTCGGCACCGAAGGTCGGGGCTTTGCGCAGATGATGACAAAACTATCGCAGGAGCGTCTGGCCCAGGCCATTCGGTCGGCGACCGTTGCCGAGACCGTCATCGACTGGACGCTGCAATATACCTCTGAACGGAGCGCCTTTGGCCAGAAGCTCGCCGATTTCCAGAATACGCAGTTCAAGCTGGCCGAGCTCAGGACCAAGGCCGCCGTCGCGCGTGTCTTCACCGACAAATGCATCGCCCTTTTCATGGAAGGCAAGCTCGATCCCGTCGACGCTGCCATGGCCAAGATGTTCACGTCAGAGCTGCACTGCGAGACGGTCGACGAATGCCTGCAGCTCTTCGGTGGCTGGGGCTATATGTGGGAATATCCGATCGCCAGGGCCTATGCCGACGCACGCGTCGTCAAGATCGCCGGCGGCTCGATTGAGATCATGAAGACGATCATCGCGCGCCAGATGTATTCGCAGCGCGGATACGACATTCAGAAGAACGGGTCGGCCTCATAG
- a CDS encoding enoyl-CoA hydratase-related protein, protein MNVFSNAAIEELGLFADWLKQSDVAGVVIRSGKTSAFCAGADLAELEAAYDMIMAAPPGDRDQLAFDHFFRLSRGLRKLETAGKPVAVAIAGLALGGGCEFALAAHHRVIADRPQATFGLPESLVGLLPGGGGTQRLPRLIGIEAALPVLLDGARIGRQAAVAAGLAHELVATGEEVTAAERWVLSQPQAAQPWDRPDRRAADAEHVSAIIGQKRSKMLAETLGHYPAPSAILDCVERGLPQDFDTAIRTEMQIFAKLIQRREPRNMIRTLFLGRLDHERMQKTGANPKITEAVASVSKVLGVQSERGKELTEAFARAGFRIEHMRKVEFDGCVAGDVYWHDDEPRTCGKEVLRARLADAEAAAASWRSQLDDSERRAADYVLVTQEGFPAYLGGLFAAGLS, encoded by the coding sequence ATGAACGTATTCTCGAATGCGGCGATTGAGGAGCTTGGCCTGTTTGCGGACTGGCTGAAACAGAGCGATGTGGCGGGCGTCGTTATCCGTTCCGGCAAAACGTCCGCCTTCTGTGCAGGCGCGGACTTGGCGGAGCTGGAGGCGGCCTACGATATGATTATGGCGGCGCCGCCGGGTGATCGCGATCAGCTCGCCTTCGATCATTTCTTTCGATTGAGCCGCGGTCTGCGCAAGCTCGAGACGGCGGGGAAGCCGGTTGCGGTCGCAATCGCCGGCCTTGCCTTGGGCGGCGGCTGCGAGTTTGCGCTTGCTGCACATCACCGGGTCATTGCTGATCGCCCGCAGGCGACGTTCGGCTTGCCGGAATCACTCGTCGGATTGCTGCCCGGCGGCGGTGGAACCCAGCGCTTGCCACGTCTGATCGGGATAGAGGCTGCACTGCCTGTATTGCTCGACGGCGCGCGGATCGGCCGGCAGGCGGCGGTCGCGGCCGGACTGGCACATGAATTGGTGGCGACGGGCGAGGAAGTCACCGCCGCCGAGCGCTGGGTGCTGTCGCAGCCGCAGGCGGCGCAGCCCTGGGATCGGCCGGATCGCCGGGCCGCGGACGCAGAGCACGTGAGCGCGATCATCGGACAGAAGCGAAGCAAGATGCTGGCCGAGACGCTCGGCCATTATCCGGCACCCTCCGCCATTCTCGACTGTGTTGAGCGGGGGCTCCCGCAGGACTTCGATACGGCCATACGGACTGAGATGCAGATCTTCGCAAAGCTGATCCAGCGACGCGAGCCGCGCAACATGATCAGGACATTGTTCCTCGGCCGGCTAGATCATGAACGGATGCAAAAGACGGGCGCAAATCCCAAGATCACGGAAGCCGTGGCTTCCGTCTCGAAGGTGCTCGGCGTGCAGTCGGAGCGTGGCAAGGAGCTGACCGAGGCGTTTGCGCGGGCCGGCTTCCGGATCGAGCACATGCGCAAGGTCGAGTTCGATGGGTGTGTCGCGGGCGACGTCTATTGGCATGACGACGAACCAAGGACCTGCGGCAAGGAAGTGCTGCGCGCGCGGCTGGCGGATGCCGAGGCCGCCGCCGCGAGCTGGCGATCCCAGCTTGACGATTCCGAGCGTCGCGCTGCGGACTATGTCCTGGTCACGCAGGAGGGCTTTCCAGCCTATCTCGGCGGCCTGTTTGCAGCCGGGCTGAGCTAA